Proteins found in one Pseudoxanthomonas sp. SL93 genomic segment:
- a CDS encoding DUF2782 domain-containing protein encodes MTNHTVLMAALLALAGCASTGAGNDPGIDLADAQVAVRTEKNGDVIEEYRVGGALRMVKVTPSRGPAYYLMDENGDGRLDRSKGEGPVSPVYWKLYGW; translated from the coding sequence ATGACGAACCACACCGTGCTGATGGCCGCCCTGCTGGCACTGGCGGGCTGCGCATCGACGGGCGCCGGCAACGACCCGGGCATCGATCTGGCCGATGCGCAGGTGGCGGTGCGCACGGAGAAGAACGGCGACGTGATCGAGGAATACCGCGTGGGCGGCGCCCTGCGCATGGTCAAGGTCACGCCTTCGCGCGGCCCTGCGTATTACCTGATGGACGAGAACGGCGACGGCCGCCTGGACCGCAGCAAGGGCGAAGGCCCGGTGTCGCCGGTGTACTGGAAACTGTACGGCTGGTAG
- a CDS encoding universal stress protein, translated as MYQRILIATDGSVFANKGLEHGLALARCLGSHVTVVTVSEPILAGYDDPLGGLYSLHVEYGKAQDETARRILSEATATAEAMGLQATTLHVRDRQAAEGILETAQAHGSDLIVMASHGRRGMGRLLLGSQASEVTTHSKVPVLVVR; from the coding sequence ATGTACCAGAGGATACTGATCGCGACGGATGGTTCCGTGTTTGCCAACAAGGGGCTGGAGCACGGGCTGGCGCTCGCTCGCTGCCTGGGTTCGCACGTGACGGTGGTGACCGTCAGCGAGCCGATTCTGGCGGGCTACGACGATCCGCTGGGTGGCCTGTACAGCCTGCATGTCGAATACGGGAAGGCGCAGGACGAAACCGCGCGACGCATTCTGTCCGAAGCCACCGCGACGGCGGAGGCGATGGGATTGCAGGCAACGACCTTGCACGTTCGCGACCGGCAGGCCGCGGAGGGAATTCTGGAGACGGCACAGGCCCACGGCAGCGACCTGATCGTGATGGCATCCCACGGGCGCCGGGGCATGGGAAGACTGCTGTTGGGCAGTCAGGCCAGCGAAGTCACCACGCACAGCAAGGTCCCGGTGCTGGTCGTACGGTGA